Proteins encoded by one window of Vitis riparia cultivar Riparia Gloire de Montpellier isolate 1030 chromosome 11, EGFV_Vit.rip_1.0, whole genome shotgun sequence:
- the LOC117925438 gene encoding 1-acyl-sn-glycerol-3-phosphate acyltransferase LPAT1, chloroplastic has translation MQSCTYKGLHIGCPPCRHPSLRNSNNFALNSILCTPKKYSGVSRHYFNPKVEFDSPYVDNKLQNWNKFSRNIVVRSELAETGYPDAGYPLSDLQLSSKFRGICFYAVTAFAAIFLFVLMMLAHPFVLLLDRYKRKAHHLVAKIWATLTVSPFYKIEFEGLDNLPGPDTPAVYVSNHQSFLDIYTLLTLGRSFKFISKTGIFLFPIIGWAMFMMGTIPLKRMDSRSQLDCLKRCMDLIKKGASVFFFPEGTRSKDGKLGSFKKGAFSIAVKTRVPVVPIVLIGTGKIMPPGMEGIVNPGSVKVVIHKPIEGNDAEVLCNEARNIIADVLNQKG, from the exons ATGCAGTCGTGCACTTATAAAGGACTTCATATAGGGTGCCCTCCATGTAGACATCCAAGTTTGAGAAATTCAAATAACT TTGCTCTAAATAGCATCTTATGTACTCCAAAGAAATATAGTGGTGTATCTCGGCACTATTTCAACCCAAAAGTGGAGTTTGACAGCCCATATGTTGATAATAAGTTGCAGAACTGGAATAAATTTTCCAGAAATATTGTTGTAAGGTCTGAGCTTGCTGAAACTGGATATCCTGATGCTGGCTATCCATTATCAG ATCTTCAATTGAGCTCTAAATTTAGAGGAATTTGCTTCTATGCTGTTACGgcttttgctgccatttttttgtttgtgcTGATGATGCTGGCACATCCTTTTGTGCTCCTATTGGATAGATACAAAAGAAAAGCCCATCACCTTGTTGCCAAAATTTGGGCAACTTTAACTGTTAGTCCATTCTATAAGATTGAGTTTGAGGGGTTGGACAATCTGCCTGGGCCAGATACTCCTGCAGTATATGTTTCCAACCACCAGAGTTTTCTGGACATATATACTCTTCTCACTCTGGGAAGAAGTTTCAAGTTCATTAGCAAAACTGGGATCTTCCTTTTTCCTATTATTGGATGGGCTATGTTTATGATGGGTACCATTCCTCTGAAACGCATGGACAGCAGAAGCCAGTTG GACTGCCTTAAGCGGTGCATGGATCTCATCAAGAAGGGAGCGTCTGTCTTTTTCTTCCCAGAGGGAACTCGGAGTAAAGATGGAAAATTAGGTAGTTTCAAG AAAGGCGCGTTCAGCATTGCGGTAAAAACCAGAGTGCCAGTTGTACCAATTGTTCTCATTGGAACAGGCAAAATCATGCCTCCAGGAATGGAGGGTATAGTGAATCCAGGATCTGTCAAAGTTGTCATCCACAAGCCTATAGAAGGAAATGATGCAGAAGTACTTTGCAATGAAGCTAGAAACATTATTGCAGATGTGCTTAATCAGAAAGGCTGA